A region from the Zea mays cultivar B73 unplaced genomic scaffold, Zm-B73-REFERENCE-NAM-5.0 scaffold_54, whole genome shotgun sequence genome encodes:
- the LOC118475655 gene encoding uncharacterized protein has product MEEIKSHVAPQKMRIVYSNSNSNSNSNSNLIGPLDKDGTNALVYAKRALRFVREVRERVLVTSKEMAMICQIDIVSVFSLPLLFSTILWLSLLYYGFRWVEHGRIKSIVYALLYWEASIFACHGIKSICSNVLFFVSLEKPTPTSRMDQSSLLSLLGAELKKMELSSTMIFLLTDRKMLLSSSKPIMIATRGMPGIPLNRESESVEDVHRVLRALPLFREMEGILRERNLNLPSVQEISAFRVNLFSGIRRESAIADYDAFWRSLLEEIHTPQGRSCFGQRIQDLHARMSAEGNWDYLIAQQGRGYFGNLPNLNSPLDQYQFGIHPILDLNIGEYYVSFTNLSLSMLLTLGLVLLLVLPMILRSLECRFLTIALCDAAEPWQLGSQDAATPMMQGIIDLHHDIFFFLILILVFVSRMLVRALWHFNEQTNPIPQRIVHGTTIEIIRTIFPSVIPLFIAIPSFALLYSMDGVLVDPAITIKAIGHQWYRTYEYSDYNSSDEQSLTFDSYTIPEDDPELGQSRLLEVDNRVVVPAKTHLRMIVTPADVPHSWAVPSSGVKCDAVPGRSNLTSISVQREGVYYGQCSEICGTNHAFTPIVVEAVTLKDYADWVSNQLILQTN; this is encoded by the exons ATGGAGGAAATCAAGTCTCATGTTGCTCCTCAGAAAATGCGTATAGTATATAGTAATAGTAATAGTAATAGTAATAGTAATAGTAATCTCATTGGCCCACTAGATAAGGATGGGACAAACGCTCTAGTGTATGCGAAACGAGCATTGCGTTTTGTCCGAGAAGTTCGTGAAAGAGTGCTCGTTACATCAAAAGAGATGGCGATGATCTGTCAAATCGACATTGTGTCGGTGTTCAGTCTCCCGCTCCTGTTCTCAACTATACTATGGCTTTCGTTACTATACTATGGCTTTCGTTGGGTAGAGCACGGGAGAATAAAGTCTATAGTGTATGCGTTACTGTACTGGGAAGCTAGCATTTTTGCTTGTCATGGAATCAAGTCTATTTGTTCGAATGTTCTTTTTTTCGTTTCGTTGGAAAAACCAACGCCGACGTCAAGAATGGATCAGTCTAGTCTCCTTTCTCTTTTGGGAGCAGAGCTGAAAAAGATGGAATTGTCAAGTACGATGATATTTTTATTAACGGATAGAAAAATGCTATTATCAAGTAGTAAACCCATTATGATTGCAACTCGTGGGATGCCTGGAATCCCACTAAATCGAGAATCGGAATCGGTGGAGGATGTGCATAGGGTACTCCGAGCCCTCCCCTTATTTAGAGAAATGGAAGGTATCTTGCGTGAGAGGAACCTGAATCTCCCGTCAGTACAGGAAATAAGCGCTTTCCGTGTGAATCTATTCTCTGGTATCCGGCGTGAGAGTGCGATTGCGGACTACGACGCTTTTTGGCGCTCCTTACTCGAGGAGATTCACACACCTCAGGGACGTAGTTGTTTTGGTCAGAGAATACAAGATCTGCACGCCCGAATGTCTGCCGAGGGCAACTGGGACTACTTGATTGCCCAACAAGGCAGAGGGTATTTTGGTAACCTACCTAATCTCAACAGCCCGTTGGATCAATATCAATTTGGAATTCACCCAATTCTGGATCTGAATATTGGTGAGTACTATGTCTCATTCACAAATCTATCCTTGTCTATGCTACTCACTCTCGGTTTGGTCCTACTTCTGGTGCTGCCAATGATTCTTCGTTCATTAGAATGTCGATTCCTCACAATCGCTCTTTGTGATGCTGCGGAACCATGGCAATTAGGATCTCAAGACGCAGCAACACCTATGATGCAAGGAATCATTGACTTACATCACGATATCTTTTTCTTCCTCATTCTGATTTTGGTTTTCGTATCACGGATGTTGGTTCGCGCTTTATGGCATTTCAACGAGCAAACTAATCCAATCCCGCAAAGGATTGTTCATGGAACTACTATCGAAATTATTCGGACCATTTTTCCTAGTGTCATTCCATTGTTCATTGCTATACCATCGTTTGCTCTGTTATACTCAATGGACGGGGTATTAGTAGATCCAGCCATTACTATCAAAGCTATTGGACATCAATGGTATCGGA CTTATGAGTATTCGGACTATAACAGTTCCGATGAACAGTCACTCACTTTTGACAGTTATACGATTCCAGAAGATGATCCAGAATTGGGTCAATCACGTTTATTAGAAGTTGACAATAGAGTGGTTGTACCAGCCAAAACTCATCTACGTATGATTGTAACACCCGCTGATGTACCTCATAGTTGGGCTGTACCTTCCTCAGGTGTCAAATGTGATGCTGTACCTGGTCGTTCAAATCTTACCTCCATCTCGGTACAACGAGAAGGAGTTTACTATGGTCAGTGCAGTGAGATTTGTGGAACTAATCATGCCTTTACGCCTATCGTCGTAGAAGCAGTGACTTTGAAAGATTATGCGGATTGGGTATCCAATCAATTAATCCTCCAAACCAACTAA